Proteins from a genomic interval of Neodiprion lecontei isolate iyNeoLeco1 chromosome 2, iyNeoLeco1.1, whole genome shotgun sequence:
- the LOC107218144 gene encoding serine hydroxymethyltransferase isoform X2 produces MSSTIHKNLWDTDYELFDLMKKEKKRQECGLEMIASENFTSLSVLQCLGSCLGNKYSEGLPGQRYYGGNEFIDQIELLAQKRALEAYNLNPEEWGCNVQPYSGSPANFAVYTGLVEPHGRIMGLDLPDGGHLTHGFFTETKKISATSIFFESMPYKVNPETGYIDYDKLEETARLFKPKIIIAGISCYSRCLDYKRFREIADQHGAYLFSDMSHISGLVAAGVIPSPFEYSDVVSTTTHKTLRGPRAGVIFFRKGVRSTNKKGEKILYDLETRINQAVFPGLQGGPHNHQIAAIATTMKQAKSPEFIAYQKQVLANAKRLSDSLQKLGYKISSGGTDVHLILVDLSSTGISGAKAERILEDIGIACNKNTVPGDKSALNPNGIRLGTPALTTRGFKEAEIDKAVNFIHSGIELAKEVTAISGLKLPEFKRVLDTDVAIKVKVQALRTEVEKFASQFPMPGLKEY; encoded by the exons ATGTCGAGCACTATTCACAAAAACTTATGGGACACGGATTACGAGCTGTTCGATTTAatgaaaaaggagaaaaagcgACAAGAGTGTGGGCTGGAAATGATTgcgagtgaaaattttacctcTCTTAGCGTACTCCAATGCCTCGGATCTTGCCTAGGAAATAAATACAGCGAAGGTCTTCCGGGACAGag aTATTACGGTGGAAACGAATTCATTGATCAAATTGAATTACTTGCTCAAAAACGTGCCTTAGAAGCTTACAATCTAAATCCAGAAGAATGGGGATGCAATGTTCAACCGTACTCCGGCAGTCCGGCCAATTTTGCTGTCTACACTGGTCTGGTTGAACCCCATGGGCGTATAATGGGTCTAGATCTCCCCGACGGAGGGCATCTAACACATG GATTTTTCACCGAAACCAAGAAAATCTCTGCAACATCGATATTCTTTGAGTCGATGCCTTACAAGGTGAATCCTGAAACAGGATACATAGACTACGATAAACTTGAAGAGACTGCAAGATTGTTCAAGCCAAAGATAATTATAGCCGGTATATCGTGCTATAGCAGGTGTTTGGACTATAAACGTTTTAGGGAAATTGCTGATCAACATGGAGCGTATCTCTTCAGCGATATGTCGCATATTTCTGGGCTTGTTGCTGCAGGTGTTATTCCTAGCCCGTTTGAATACAGCGATGTTGTTTCTACTACAACTCATAAGACGCTCAG AGGGCCACGTGCCGGTGTAATTTTCTTCCGGAAAGGCGTTAGAAGTACAAATAAGAAGGGTGAAAAGATTTTGTATGATCTGGAGACCAGAATAAATCAGGCTGTGTTTCCCGGCCTGCAAGGTGGCCCACATAATCATCAAATTGCTGCCATTGCCACAACAATGAAACAGGCTAAGTCTCCCGAGTTCATTGCTTATCAAAAACAAGTATTAGCTAATGCAAAAAGACTCTCGGACAGTCTTCAAAAACTTGGTTACAAAATTAGCAGTGGTGGCACCGACGTGCATCTCATCTTAGTTGATCTGAGTTCCACTGGTATCAGCGGAGCCAAAGCTGAGAGGATACTAGAAGATATTGGAATCGCATGCAACAAAAATACAGTTCCTGGGGATAAAAGTGCATTGAATCCAAACGGTATCAGGCTTGGAACACCGGCTTTGACTACTAGGGGTTTCAAGGAAGCTGAAATTGATAAAGCTgttaatttcattcattcag GTATAGAACTGGCTAAAGAAGTCACGGCTATATCTGGACTTAAGCTCCCGGAATTTAAAAGGGTATTAGATACTGATGTGGCAATAAAGGTAAAGGTCCAAGCACTTCGTAcagaagtagaaaaatttgCCTCACAATTCCCCATGCCAGGTCTGAAAGAGTATTAA